The Pirellulimonas nuda genome includes a region encoding these proteins:
- a CDS encoding PEP-CTERM sorting domain-containing protein, producing MRKAVLSCFLVASLAFSTASWGAVIWTGTGANPNDLFGDDNYDFSGSSVIAINESVTTGLPEVLVDAPVLDNVTFTNATINAAFATGFGQFRLGNGFQATLDNSSITSTTNGGIAGQIAPGTATFNVLNGSNLNMQFVTAAVVNVDSTSTLRFRGGGDPINSVDQPAFVNLAPGARLTLPSVAEFTEQGNSIFVNGVPFSDGSTILNPGILSFNGTTGTAIAPVPEPSSAALLVGLSLAAACVARSKRNA from the coding sequence TTGCGAAAAGCTGTTCTGTCGTGCTTCTTGGTCGCAAGCCTTGCTTTCTCTACGGCCTCGTGGGGAGCAGTCATTTGGACGGGCACGGGAGCGAACCCAAACGACCTGTTTGGCGATGACAACTACGATTTCTCCGGCTCGTCCGTAATCGCCATCAACGAGTCGGTCACTACCGGCCTCCCCGAGGTCTTGGTCGACGCGCCCGTCCTCGACAACGTGACGTTCACCAACGCCACCATCAATGCCGCGTTCGCTACCGGCTTCGGCCAGTTCCGCTTGGGCAACGGGTTTCAAGCCACGCTCGATAATTCGTCGATCACCAGCACCACCAACGGAGGCATCGCCGGCCAGATCGCGCCCGGAACCGCCACGTTCAATGTGCTCAACGGCAGCAACCTGAACATGCAGTTTGTGACCGCCGCTGTGGTTAATGTCGATAGCACCAGCACGCTGCGGTTCCGCGGCGGGGGCGACCCGATCAACAGCGTCGACCAGCCCGCGTTCGTAAACCTGGCCCCGGGTGCAAGGCTAACGCTTCCCTCGGTAGCCGAGTTCACCGAGCAGGGAAACTCCATCTTTGTGAACGGCGTCCCTTTCTCCGACGGCTCCACGATCCTCAACCCCGGCATCCTCTCGTTCAACGGGACCACCGGCACGGCTATCGCCCCGGTCCCCGAGCCTTCGTCCGCGGCGCTTCTGGTCGGCCTGAGTTTGGCCGCCGCGTGTGTGGCGCGGTCGAAGCGGAATGCGTAG
- a CDS encoding sigma-70 family RNA polymerase sigma factor, protein MPIPDALGVLGRRNLTAECREKCQNGRKSHNGNGLENQLTPTHAAGDDLWELFLVIWPATFTYSTPEAVRVLFLRHLFRGPPVRSGISRDQGMAPDQRTEEFLVLYNQEQRAIYAYIRALLFARDDAEDVFQDTCIALWRSFDQYQPGTNFGAWAREIARYRVLAHGKKKLGDRHVFQEEIVNSLADELQANATVYEQRQRALEDCLGELRKSDRELLFQRYAGGATTVELANRLQRPLSTLYKSLRRIRHSLLGCVKARIVLEEQAG, encoded by the coding sequence ATGCCGATCCCCGACGCTTTAGGAGTGCTCGGCCGTAGAAATCTGACCGCAGAATGCCGCGAAAAATGCCAGAATGGGCGTAAGTCCCATAACGGTAATGGGTTAGAAAATCAGCTGACGCCGACCCACGCGGCCGGCGACGATTTGTGGGAACTTTTCTTGGTCATTTGGCCAGCGACGTTCACTTACTCCACACCGGAAGCGGTACGCGTTCTTTTTCTACGGCATCTTTTCAGAGGGCCGCCGGTGCGGTCAGGGATTAGCAGGGATCAGGGGATGGCGCCGGATCAACGGACAGAAGAGTTCCTCGTACTCTACAACCAAGAACAGCGAGCGATTTACGCATACATCCGGGCACTGCTCTTCGCGCGCGACGACGCCGAGGACGTGTTCCAAGACACCTGCATCGCGCTGTGGCGTTCGTTCGACCAGTACCAGCCTGGCACCAACTTCGGCGCCTGGGCCCGCGAGATTGCTCGCTATCGGGTGCTGGCCCACGGCAAGAAGAAGCTAGGTGACCGGCACGTCTTCCAGGAAGAGATCGTGAACAGTTTGGCCGATGAGCTGCAGGCAAACGCGACCGTCTACGAGCAGCGGCAACGTGCGCTAGAGGATTGCCTGGGAGAGCTCCGCAAATCAGATCGCGAGCTTCTCTTCCAGCGATACGCCGGGGGCGCCACGACGGTTGAGCTCGCCAATCGGCTTCAGCGACCACTCAGTACGCTGTACAAATCTCTCCGCCGTATTCGCCACTCGCTGCTGGGGTGCGTGAAGGCGCGGATCGTACTGGAGGAGCAAGCAGGATGA
- a CDS encoding LamG-like jellyroll fold domain-containing protein: MTPSSDSRRPSEGEFEELLALMADERLASDQAQRLGELVAGDEEMRRRYLEAATLGAALEWAHGAATSAPAQVDELVVADRSAADLVVGGLAPPVDSRPMVFNRGVSRSAVAFTAGATAVGILVAALGVLRSPGADPNLDSGPSPLVNNETPERAVVATLTGLVDCKWADPKRAATYGEHLYAGRQLKIDSGLAQLTFESGAQLILQGPVKFELRSDMEADLGRGKLAAVVPQQAHGFSVRTPTAEIVDLGTEFGLEVDETGATDVHVFQGEVLSWQVNLMGDVEGDALSLTGDEAASYSPTGISTQKRADASRFVRTVAPRISEKSLPRLPVKRNLVLWLAADVLVKKDSLGRVVAWQDILVGDNQLEDDAMQHYEEARPMWEADGIAGKPALRFDGELSYLVTTPFFSTPDQTVFVVFSRGSREEKPGNRCPLINYNGPPGDMSRSATQFRILQIGDYLTPGAYFGMVYAQLGERSTHFGTIQTLKPVVDDQPAVLAYVYDPSGNHAQLWLDGESQGETTAHTGMEFASRKIIGKHPKEPGYFRGRMAELIIFNDALTTDEVEQINQYLLSKYSFSR; this comes from the coding sequence ATGACGCCAAGCAGCGATAGCAGACGCCCATCGGAAGGTGAATTCGAAGAGCTGCTCGCGCTCATGGCGGACGAGCGGCTTGCCAGCGACCAGGCCCAGCGCCTTGGCGAGCTCGTCGCCGGGGACGAAGAGATGCGTCGCCGGTACCTGGAAGCGGCCACCCTGGGGGCCGCCTTGGAGTGGGCGCACGGGGCAGCAACGAGTGCTCCCGCCCAAGTCGATGAGCTTGTCGTTGCCGACCGCTCGGCCGCGGACTTGGTTGTCGGAGGGCTTGCGCCGCCGGTCGATTCAAGGCCCATGGTGTTCAACCGAGGCGTCTCCCGGTCCGCGGTCGCATTTACGGCGGGCGCCACCGCCGTAGGCATTCTGGTGGCCGCGCTGGGCGTGCTTCGATCGCCAGGGGCCGACCCCAACTTGGACAGCGGGCCCTCGCCGCTAGTGAATAACGAAACGCCAGAGCGTGCGGTCGTTGCAACGCTTACCGGGCTGGTCGATTGCAAATGGGCGGACCCGAAGCGGGCCGCAACCTACGGCGAACACCTCTACGCAGGGCGGCAACTGAAAATCGATTCAGGCCTAGCGCAACTGACATTCGAGAGCGGCGCGCAACTCATCCTGCAAGGGCCTGTGAAGTTCGAGCTTCGCTCGGACATGGAGGCAGACCTCGGTCGAGGCAAGCTAGCCGCTGTCGTTCCGCAGCAGGCTCACGGCTTCAGTGTTCGGACGCCCACGGCCGAAATCGTCGACCTAGGTACCGAGTTCGGCTTGGAAGTTGATGAAACGGGAGCGACCGACGTCCATGTGTTTCAGGGCGAGGTGCTGTCATGGCAGGTGAACCTGATGGGCGATGTCGAAGGCGACGCGCTGTCGCTCACCGGCGACGAGGCGGCGTCCTACTCGCCCACTGGGATCTCTACCCAGAAGCGGGCCGACGCCAGCCGGTTTGTTCGCACCGTGGCGCCTCGGATCTCAGAGAAGAGCCTGCCCCGGCTCCCCGTGAAACGCAACCTGGTGCTGTGGCTGGCGGCCGACGTGCTCGTGAAGAAGGACTCGCTGGGCCGGGTAGTCGCATGGCAAGACATACTTGTCGGCGACAATCAGCTAGAAGACGACGCCATGCAGCACTATGAAGAGGCCCGTCCGATGTGGGAAGCGGATGGTATTGCCGGCAAGCCGGCGTTGCGTTTTGACGGCGAGCTTAGCTACCTGGTGACTACCCCCTTCTTTTCGACTCCGGACCAAACGGTATTCGTGGTGTTCTCGCGGGGGTCCCGCGAAGAGAAGCCAGGAAACCGCTGTCCGCTGATTAACTACAACGGCCCGCCGGGCGACATGTCGCGCAGCGCTACCCAGTTCCGCATCCTCCAGATCGGCGACTACCTCACCCCCGGCGCCTACTTTGGAATGGTGTACGCCCAGCTCGGGGAACGGTCGACACACTTCGGCACCATTCAGACCCTGAAGCCGGTTGTCGACGACCAACCGGCCGTGCTCGCCTACGTGTACGACCCTTCGGGCAATCATGCCCAACTGTGGCTTGACGGCGAAAGCCAAGGCGAAACCACGGCCCACACCGGCATGGAGTTCGCCTCCCGCAAGATTATCGGCAAGCACCCTAAGGAACCGGGATACTTCCGCGGGCGCATGGCCGAGTTGATCATCTTCAACGACGCTTTGACCACCGATGAGGTGGAGCAAATCAACCAGTATTTATTGAGCAAGTACTCTTTTTCTCGGTGA
- a CDS encoding DUF1559 domain-containing protein, which yields MIHLRVCRACGPRSAFTLVELLVVIAIIGILVALLLPAVQAAREAARRTTCGNNLRQLGIALHNYHDTNGSFPIGAQGVTPITGNYDAQSPVRVPFCIYLFPYLEEGNKFDAFEFDSNAYTQIRGSLISQRLEAWTCPSDEPQIASACDGGLSTEAKGNYGLNWGAYTYYLPNPHDKSWKPIWGDLRAPFWIEFGAKMRQITDGTSNTYAMMEMRQAPAELGSGCDRRGRIWNEDSVTYQISTRTPPNANEPDTGWCIDRPELGLPCNRTSVGNGDRQNQHMASRSSHPGGVHTLMCDSSIQFTTDDIELNLWQIRSTIAGGEIAGDPIAKLDSGPRR from the coding sequence GTGATTCATCTCCGAGTTTGTCGTGCGTGCGGACCACGTTCGGCCTTTACGCTGGTCGAACTGCTCGTGGTGATCGCCATCATCGGAATCCTAGTGGCTCTGTTGTTGCCGGCCGTGCAGGCGGCCCGCGAAGCGGCTCGCAGAACTACCTGCGGGAACAACCTCCGTCAGCTCGGTATTGCGCTGCACAACTACCACGACACCAACGGATCGTTCCCCATCGGGGCCCAAGGGGTGACCCCCATCACCGGTAATTACGACGCACAGAGCCCGGTCCGCGTTCCCTTCTGCATCTACCTCTTCCCGTATCTTGAGGAAGGCAACAAGTTTGACGCGTTCGAGTTCGACTCCAACGCCTACACACAGATCCGCGGCTCGCTCATCAGCCAGCGGCTCGAGGCGTGGACATGCCCCAGCGACGAGCCCCAGATCGCGTCGGCGTGCGATGGAGGGCTATCGACAGAGGCCAAGGGCAACTATGGGCTGAACTGGGGCGCCTACACGTACTACTTGCCAAACCCTCACGATAAATCATGGAAACCCATCTGGGGCGACTTGCGGGCCCCGTTCTGGATCGAGTTCGGGGCGAAGATGCGCCAGATTACCGACGGGACCAGCAACACGTACGCGATGATGGAGATGCGCCAGGCGCCGGCGGAGCTGGGGAGCGGCTGCGATCGTCGCGGACGTATCTGGAATGAGGACAGCGTGACCTACCAGATCTCGACGCGAACGCCCCCGAACGCGAACGAGCCTGACACCGGCTGGTGCATCGACCGGCCCGAATTGGGGCTTCCGTGCAACCGCACTTCGGTCGGCAATGGCGACAGGCAGAACCAGCACATGGCGTCCCGAAGCTCCCATCCGGGCGGCGTGCACACCTTGATGTGCGATTCGTCGATTCAGTTCACCACAGACGACATCGAGTTGAACCTTTGGCAAATACGCAGCACGATTGCCGGGGGAGAGATCGCAGGAGATCCCATCGCCAAGCTCGACTCCGGCCCTCGACGCTAG
- a CDS encoding arylsulfatase, with product MHIPVIAFCLLAITLTANANPGQAASADEQSRINIVFILADDLGYGDLGCYGQRHFKTPNLDRLAEGGMMFTDHYAGSTVCAPSRACLLTGQHTGHVFQRFNGPVQFRPDPQDTTVARVLSDAGYHTGMIGKSGLSCNSPDGTLPNRKGFDFFYGYTSHEEAHRYYPKFLWKNGRRVEFPGNSGQQGDVYSGDVFRDAAMAYLEENANRPFFLHLALQQPHADLAVTERWKTPFLGHFEEIPFEGDHYRAEPNPKATFAGMVTYLDHTVGLVIEKLEELGIADNTLVIFSSDNGAMSEGGWSSEYFNSSGPLRGGKRDMYEGGIRVPTIAYWPGTIAPSSKTSHVSAFWDFAPTAFELAGIEASYELDGISYAPTLLGRDAEQAKHDHLYWEFYEKGGKQAVRWGKWKGVRLDVSLDRDGPIELYDLSTDLGEANDIASQHPQVVAHIEQLMRSAHVESEIVSFNPRESKQRQIKPVN from the coding sequence ATGCACATCCCCGTTATTGCGTTCTGTCTGCTGGCGATCACGTTGACCGCCAACGCCAATCCGGGGCAAGCCGCGTCGGCTGACGAGCAGTCGCGGATAAACATCGTCTTCATTCTCGCCGACGACCTCGGCTACGGCGACCTGGGCTGCTACGGACAGCGGCACTTCAAAACGCCGAACCTAGACCGCTTGGCCGAGGGGGGCATGATGTTTACGGACCACTACGCCGGAAGCACCGTGTGCGCGCCGTCGCGGGCTTGCCTGCTGACGGGACAACACACCGGCCACGTGTTCCAGCGTTTCAATGGTCCGGTGCAGTTTCGCCCTGATCCGCAGGACACGACCGTGGCCCGGGTGCTGTCCGACGCCGGGTATCACACGGGGATGATCGGCAAAAGCGGCCTGAGCTGCAACAGCCCCGATGGGACCCTGCCCAACCGCAAAGGCTTCGACTTCTTCTACGGTTACACGAGCCACGAAGAGGCACATCGCTACTACCCAAAGTTCCTCTGGAAGAACGGGCGGCGAGTCGAGTTCCCAGGAAACTCGGGCCAGCAAGGCGACGTGTACAGCGGCGACGTGTTCCGCGACGCCGCGATGGCGTACCTCGAAGAAAACGCCAACCGACCCTTCTTCTTGCACCTAGCGCTGCAGCAGCCGCACGCTGACCTGGCGGTGACCGAACGGTGGAAGACCCCTTTTCTCGGCCATTTCGAGGAGATTCCTTTCGAAGGGGATCACTACCGTGCGGAGCCCAACCCCAAGGCGACCTTCGCCGGCATGGTCACCTACCTCGACCACACCGTCGGACTAGTGATCGAAAAGCTCGAGGAGCTTGGCATCGCCGATAACACGCTTGTGATCTTCAGCAGCGACAACGGCGCCATGTCCGAAGGGGGATGGAGCAGTGAGTACTTCAACAGCAGCGGCCCGCTCCGGGGTGGGAAGCGCGACATGTACGAAGGAGGGATCCGCGTCCCTACCATCGCCTACTGGCCGGGGACCATCGCACCCAGCAGCAAGACCAGTCACGTGTCGGCCTTCTGGGACTTCGCTCCGACCGCCTTCGAGCTGGCGGGGATCGAAGCGTCCTACGAACTCGACGGCATCAGCTACGCACCCACGCTGCTAGGCCGCGATGCAGAGCAAGCCAAGCACGACCACCTCTACTGGGAGTTCTACGAGAAAGGGGGTAAGCAAGCGGTCCGTTGGGGCAAGTGGAAGGGGGTCCGCCTGGACGTCAGCCTCGATCGCGACGGGCCCATCGAGCTGTACGACCTATCGACGGATCTGGGCGAAGCAAACGATATCGCCTCGCAGCACCCACAGGTGGTCGCCCACATCGAACAACTCATGAGGTCCGCTCACGTCGAATCGGAGATCGTCAGCTTTAATCCGCGCGAGTCGAAGCAACGGCAGATCAAACCGGTGAACTAG
- a CDS encoding sulfatase-like hydrolase/transferase produces the protein MRTIRSLGCATWLAAAVGGLSPGFAQKPNIVHILADDLGYGSVGFNGPTQIQTPTLDALAAAGMRFNNAYAASVCGPSRAMLYSGFHNGHTLVDRNSNLNGEVFRDDGQTLGDHLMSAGYRTAIFGKWGFGGTGSAGEGLKPNPVVDGPDSLPTAQGFESFYGYLDHARAHSYRVDSLWTTEEPRDDDNNGVHEVGEKYQANPDHGLWLEKTGNHPGNENANYTADLVTQKALAYIASRAQSSEPFYLQYASTIPHFDIDAIRSFPGWFDAYSGVPGAAAWTDDQKAYAAMITRLDQAVGQIVDKLDDPNSDGDHADSVLANTLIVLTSDNGATPEDNSPVAFFNASGGKRGGKRDLWDGGINVPTFAYWQGAIAPGQVSDRYTDLSDFMPTALELAGVRGPVGMDGVSIAHELIGAGPNRQRPFLVFEQHERDHRWAIIKDDHKLIKYSDGSMRLYDLINDPGEANELSLADARHAAMAAEFQAIAIAEGVEQGDAYTVEFRQWSGGDGDEVASPDAWTAPGTPGENWSAVLANQSSGPHTAYVRSNVATLGFEVRGNGPGATQEVRVESGAILTGRNEVRVSEHGLLHLDGGTVASVRWLDVLQHGELSGAGTVAADVYNFGTIAPGEDPTGTDLIRIEGDYFQTSTGRLRVEVAGLTGGQQFEQLAVTGAATLAGALDVAFASGFEPVDGDFFPLLLAGEVLQSFDTVVLPSISGGVELSVQYTDRLVVLVAGDWTLIDGDVNLDGALNQADVDAFIAGWLHTQAAPDVNSYTKGDLNLDGKTNREDWRLLRDAFQTAGLGSPRFGTSQVPEPGAGWLLVLAGSLVLGKLRRGSRYHLATGLV, from the coding sequence ATGCGAACTATCCGGTCCCTGGGCTGCGCAACCTGGCTTGCCGCGGCCGTTGGCGGCCTGTCGCCAGGGTTCGCTCAGAAGCCCAACATTGTCCATATACTTGCGGATGATCTAGGTTACGGCAGCGTCGGATTCAACGGCCCGACCCAGATCCAGACGCCGACGCTCGACGCCCTTGCGGCCGCAGGGATGCGATTCAACAACGCGTACGCCGCCTCCGTTTGCGGCCCCAGCCGGGCCATGCTGTACTCGGGCTTCCACAATGGGCACACGCTTGTCGATCGCAACTCAAACCTAAACGGCGAAGTGTTTCGCGACGATGGACAGACGCTCGGCGACCATTTGATGTCTGCCGGGTACAGGACCGCGATCTTCGGCAAGTGGGGGTTCGGGGGGACGGGCAGCGCCGGGGAAGGCCTAAAGCCAAACCCGGTGGTTGACGGGCCCGACTCGCTGCCCACCGCCCAGGGGTTTGAGAGCTTTTATGGCTACCTGGATCACGCGCGGGCCCACTCCTATCGGGTCGACTCGCTTTGGACGACCGAAGAACCCCGTGACGACGACAACAACGGCGTCCATGAGGTTGGCGAGAAGTATCAGGCCAACCCGGACCACGGGTTGTGGCTCGAAAAGACAGGCAATCACCCGGGCAACGAGAACGCCAACTACACGGCCGACCTCGTCACGCAGAAGGCGTTGGCCTACATCGCGTCGCGGGCCCAAAGCAGTGAGCCCTTCTACCTGCAGTACGCTTCGACGATCCCGCACTTCGACATCGACGCAATCCGCAGCTTCCCCGGCTGGTTCGACGCGTACTCCGGCGTCCCGGGGGCCGCCGCGTGGACGGATGATCAGAAAGCGTACGCCGCCATGATTACGCGTCTTGATCAAGCCGTGGGACAGATCGTGGATAAGCTCGACGACCCGAACAGCGATGGAGACCATGCCGATAGCGTGCTCGCCAACACGCTGATCGTTTTAACTTCCGACAACGGCGCCACGCCCGAAGACAACTCACCCGTGGCGTTCTTCAACGCTTCCGGCGGGAAGCGGGGGGGCAAGCGGGACTTGTGGGACGGCGGGATCAACGTCCCCACGTTCGCCTACTGGCAGGGCGCCATCGCCCCCGGGCAAGTCTCGGATCGCTACACCGACCTCAGCGACTTCATGCCCACGGCGCTCGAACTCGCGGGGGTTCGCGGCCCGGTCGGGATGGATGGCGTCTCGATCGCCCACGAACTAATCGGAGCGGGACCGAACCGTCAGAGGCCGTTCTTGGTTTTCGAGCAGCACGAACGCGACCACCGATGGGCGATCATCAAGGACGATCACAAGCTCATCAAATACTCGGACGGCTCGATGCGGCTTTACGATCTGATAAACGATCCCGGCGAGGCCAACGAGCTGAGCCTCGCCGACGCACGCCACGCAGCGATGGCCGCCGAGTTTCAAGCGATCGCGATCGCCGAGGGCGTCGAGCAGGGTGATGCGTACACCGTTGAGTTCCGGCAGTGGTCTGGCGGCGACGGCGACGAAGTGGCTTCCCCCGACGCGTGGACGGCGCCGGGCACGCCGGGCGAGAACTGGTCGGCGGTGCTGGCGAACCAATCTTCTGGGCCGCACACGGCCTACGTCCGGAGCAACGTTGCAACGCTTGGGTTCGAGGTCCGCGGCAACGGCCCCGGCGCCACCCAGGAAGTTCGGGTTGAGAGCGGCGCGATCTTGACGGGTAGGAACGAAGTTCGCGTGAGCGAACACGGGCTGCTCCATCTCGACGGCGGGACGGTCGCGTCGGTCCGCTGGCTCGATGTGCTTCAACATGGGGAGTTGTCCGGCGCCGGAACCGTGGCCGCAGACGTGTACAACTTTGGGACAATCGCGCCCGGCGAGGACCCCACGGGCACCGACCTGATTCGGATCGAAGGAGACTACTTCCAGACTTCTACCGGCAGGCTGCGTGTGGAGGTTGCCGGTCTCACCGGCGGGCAGCAGTTCGAACAGCTCGCCGTGACCGGCGCCGCGACGCTGGCCGGCGCCTTGGACGTCGCTTTCGCCTCGGGGTTTGAACCCGTCGATGGAGACTTCTTCCCGCTGCTGCTTGCGGGCGAGGTGCTACAGTCATTCGACACGGTGGTGCTGCCTTCGATATCAGGCGGCGTTGAGCTCTCAGTGCAGTACACCGACCGACTGGTCGTGTTGGTGGCAGGCGATTGGACGCTCATCGACGGCGACGTCAATCTCGACGGGGCGTTGAATCAAGCGGACGTCGATGCGTTCATCGCGGGATGGCTTCACACGCAAGCGGCGCCCGACGTCAATTCCTATACCAAGGGCGACTTGAATCTGGACGGCAAGACTAACCGCGAGGACTGGCGGTTGCTCCGCGACGCCTTTCAGACGGCGGGTTTGGGGAGCCCCCGGTTCGGCACATCCCAAGTGCCCGAGCCCGGCGCGGGCTGGCTGCTCGTGCTGGCTGGTTCGCTCGTCCTGGGCAAGCTCCGTCGCGGCTCGCGCTACCACCTCGCCACGGGCTTGGTCTGA